The region TCCTAAGTACTCCCTAAGAACTCTAACAACCTTACAACCATTCAATAGGTGAATATTTTGATGACTGTGTGCTAAATATCTAACACATTTATCCAAGACAAAACTTTAGAAAAAGATAACATGAATAACGCAAACCAAAACAAACAGTAAGATCAGTTGCATTGGGGCATTTTATAAGAGATACAAATCGTGAATCCTAAAGCGTCTGTTTAATTCTTTGGAATTCAAAAGTGGAAGTTAACATCACCAAGTAGCTAAATGCATCAACTACTCACCAAAAACAAATGAGCTGCTGATCGCCGGAGCTCCGAAATCGCCGCCGCTAATCATACTGAATGATCGGCAGAATCCTACTCAGCAAGCCAAATCCGGCGCCCCTCCTCCCGGAGTTCACACAGTCAAATCCACAGCCACACTGCGGGCACTCGAAGAAATTATCCACCGGGAAACTAGCCGACGCGATTCCGACGGACAGCTGCAATTCATCGCCGTTGCTCGTCACCTCGATTATGTTGATCCAGAAAAACAGAATTTTCACCTGGATCCCGTTCAAATCGGTGATCTTATTCTTCGCGATGGTGCCAGTAATGGTGCTCTTGTAGTTGAGATCATAACCGTTGACTGAGTAGCTGCAGCTGCCGCCTATGAACACCGAGAATTTGCCGGTGGCGGTGTCGAGGTCGTAGCTCGTGACGCCCTGGGGCAGGAGGCCGGCGGGGAATCCATAGGACTGGAGCAGGTCGTAGACAGAGGGGGGATCGGCGGCGGCGGCCGAGAGGAGAGAGAGGATTAAGAGGAGACGTGCAGCGGTGGTAGACATTGATTGCGGCGGCGGTTTGGGGGAGAGGAAATTGAATGGAGGTAAAATTGGGAATTTGATGGATAGGAATATGAAGTTGAATTTCGTTAGGTGCCAGGCGCCTTAGTAGTATAATACTTTGACTAGTAGTTGCATCCTTCATTTTCGCATCCgataatataatactcatatcaATAAAGTTCGAAATCAACGTTTCTACATATGAAATTTAACTAATTATTCAATTTGACATTACATTTCTTCAAATCTGTCATTATAATGTAAATGTGAAATAGTGAAAtactgaaatttaaaaaaaaatgagatgTTAAATATCATAAGCACTCTTTggtaaatcatgttataataaTGTGGCATGACCTAGACATTAACTTTATTTAGGAGCATCAGCAGATAATCTCTCCATATAATAATCtagtttattttatgttttattatttagttaCAACACATATTATAAAAATGGGTTgagtcttttattattattaataaaaatgaagaattaaattctTAATCTCACACTCTGCTATCTTTTCTCCCTCTTGTAGAAATAACCATTCTCTTCAACTCTCTCAACTCTCTCAAAATTAGGCTATTTCCCCcttcttttatctttttttacaagtaatttttcatattttatcaaATTGGTGCTTACATTAAGTTCTCATCTTCCAATTAATTTACTCTTCAACCACCATTTCTATTGTGCTGTCAAGCTCCCCTCTCACCACCATGTCTGTTGCGCTGTCAAGCTCCCATGTTTTCTGATGCCAATTTGACTAATAGGATTCGAGCTTCGATACTCGTGGAGCAATACGGATGTTGGATGGTAAAAAGGTATCCTCACAAAGAACAGGTGATCGACATCAGAGAACTCGTGATAGTCAAAATATGCTTCAATATCCAAAATTCATCCCACGGGATTAACACCAGAAAATCGAGCGGGAGAGGAGCTTGACACAACATACATGGTGGTTGAAGAGTAAATAAATTGGAGGTTGAGAACttaatgaaagcaccaatttgataaGATATTAATAAAGAATTAATACATATGTAACAAGAAAGAAAGTCTCTAGTTGAGGTACCATGAGGCATTTCAACGTGAAAGAgaatgagattaattaatttaattcttcattctGTTTAATCATAATTATGAAATACTCGATACATGTCACACCCAACCTTATCTGACGTAACtacttataataaataaattcaaagctttaaaataaataattcacACGTCAAGTAAATGAAACccacatattatataagttcaaaacCAACATTTATCAAGTACACATTTCAAAATATTCTGaaaagtagtggaaccctctcactactcaatatactatatatttatctacatgcaaaagtgaggaggaggaggagaaggttgccaaaatgtgtcagccgccgaacctgataacacgtgcaGTTCCTACGACCCACGTCAACCAAAAACTTCACTaatatcttattcctgaaaaataatGGTGggttatatgagccacaactcagtgtatATAAACCTTACCTTTAATTTCACACACAAAGATATAAAACACATTCTTTCTTCAAGATATATCACCAGAAGTAATAAACATCATAAACAATTtaatattcatatgcatatgcctctctgttctttttattattttgtgacggatcaagcctggtatctgcccggaaTTTCCATTGTATACGACCCGAATGTCCCATTGGCTTTGTCCATATATATATGACCCGAATgtccattgccattgtataATATGACTCGGAGGTCCCATTGccattatatacatatatatgacccgaaggtccattGTCATTGTATATATGATCCGTAGGTCCATTGCTATTGTATATGACCCGCAGGTCCAAATCAGATATAGTAATtccaaataataatactatatgaTCGGtcgtttgtttttaaatttggTGGAGAGTGTTGCGTGCGTAAAATGAGATTGTTGGTTTGCATGTCAATGAGATGTGTATGAGATGATAAAAGCATGTTTGGCTTAAGATAACTACGTAAGTATTGTCCAACTAAGTTGGAGGGGAAATGGCTTGTTTTATGGTGAACTCTTTTGAATGATACTTATGTAAATAAGTAGATGTTGGATGTGgagtttttatttcattaatatATACTCATAAGAAGATcctcaaattttctttttttcctcatCTCACAAATGATGCAATATTCTTCTCATTTTACATCTGGGACTTTACCTGCTTGGCCTGCAAAACAAggaagttggtggaatgtgagcgattcaagaatctttttggctTTTgtatctttttttataataacgTTAACTGAGTGAGAGTCATTACACATTCTAGTTTTATAAAAGCAGTGTTTACCCAAAACGAAACTATAGATATTTGGTTAGTGAGCATTTTAAGTCATTCTATGCTTACACATCATACACTGCCAAATAAAGCCAAGGTTGACAGCTGAATAAAAGTTCCTATTGTATATTGTTCCATGCAGATCACAGTCAGTTTGAAGGTTTGTATACTCACCACAGGTGTGCTCTTCCCAGCTCGCTCTGTTATGTAGTCACACGGCTCGAAAAAACCTCCATATGCCTCCGACCATTTCTTCAATTTTGAATATACATATCCGGAATCGATGTTATTGGCCCAGTAGTGGATGCCCCCCCTGGTTCAGACAATAGATACAGTTATTATATTCTTATTAAAGGAAATGAATAGAAAAAAGAATCCAGATGCATACCTATATGAGGGGAAGCCCATTGCCAATACAGAGGCTACATCAAGATCGGATGGCCTCATTACAACTCCCTCTGAGATTACACGGCATGCTTCATTATAAGCAGGAAAAAGGATCATCTCAGCTATCTCAGTATCAGACAGTTTTGTCAGTTGTTCCTGTCAACAGAAATATACTTACATGATCTATGTGGATTTAtggataaaaaatatttaagcaTTCTTTTAAATTGAAAGAGCACTGTAAAAAAACATCTGGAATACTAGCAGGCAGCAAAGATGAATACAACTGCACCAAAGCATATATGAATATGCACCTGCACTTGCATCAATATTCACtcttgagagagagaaagacaTCAGAGTTATCAGTTAGATTCCTTACACTTGTAGCTTTTATTGTGTACTTCCTTAACTCCGGATCTGGGATAGCCTTGCCGCAGTCATCATATTTGTAGAAACCCTTACAAGTACTTTCACCTGATATAAACGAGAAAATAAATTAGTTGTTCCATTAGAAAATCTAAACTTCCATAAAACTTCACTACAAGTTACCAAGAAATACAGAAAAGGCTGAGAAGTTACCTTCACGGTTAGCATTCTGCAGAATTGGAATCAGTTTAGGTTTGTAGAACCTATCTGGAAGACGCTCAACAAGTGTCCAGATCTCCGTAAAAACTTTTAAGTCCAACCATGTCAATCATTCTGCGTTGTAAATTCAGAAGCAACACAAACATGTAAAAATATTGTGTGGGCGTAAAGAAGCAGAATTGTGCATATCCAGAATTACAACTAGGTATATAATTTATCtgataaagtaaaagttttaCAAACACAGCAAATTCTTCCATGTAGTTAACAACTTATTACTTCACTATGCTGTTTCTTACATGAAAAAAGaagttatatggagtatttgcttCTGCTCTCTTTTCTAAGATTTTGGAGATGATTTTGATCAACGACTTATTGACTAAAACACAAGTAAGTGGCAAAGTAGTACAAACCCAACATAGAGTATTCCAGCATACCTAAAGGGACCCAAGTCCATCCCAAAGCTTTTAAGAGCTTGATCAATCTGGCAAACATCCACACCTAATTCAGCAAGCAACATTGATGCGTGCAAATATGTAACAACCATGCTATTGACTCCTTGGCCATTGCAATCACTGACAACAATTGGAGTTGTCCTAAATTTTCTTGCAAAACCTAATACATCAGCCATTGCTTGAGATGACACCCTCTCAGTAAGAACTATTTCCATAAGTGGCATGACAGGGGAAAGGCTGCATCCAGATTGTGAGAAAGGTTTCAAAAACAACTCAGGCAGTCAAAGCAATTCACTAGCATAGTAACATTATACAGTACCAGAAAAAGTGAATCCCAACAATCCGATCTTGGCATTTGGTCCTCTCACCGACCAATCCCAAACTGAATGTTGAGCTAGTACTAGCAAAAATACAATTCGGGGGACAGTGCTTCTCAAGATCAGTAAAAATATCTTGTTTGGTTGATAAAGTCTCGCACTCAGCCTGCCAGAAGTTTAGGAAATGCAAGGAATCAGGGAAGTTTTATTTCCAATTTCACATATTTAGCCACTATTGTCAATATCACAACTTTGCTAGAATTTTATCATTTCCAATAATTTATGAGACAGATAGAAAAGGAGATCAACCTCGAAAGGGATTAGGATGGTCTCTTTCAAGCCAAATTTACTAGTCCAATTGCACACTGTCAACTGTGACCTACCAAAGTCTGACTATATCGTTTTTATTCTCTTCAAGGTTTTTGTCCATTGTATGACTCAGACATCATATACACATTATTTGATTAGAATACTAGACTTTAATGATCAACATTGCTCTTCAAGTAAATGAGTAACAGACCAGATATTGTGAAGTATATTTAAAGGTTACATATGCAGCATTTCATGTGATTTCCAATTAAAAATACAGGTAATTCACTTTTTTCAATCAGCTGTGCGTAGATACAAATCTAAAATGTGAACTGAAAGTTTCTTTAGTTCCAGGACACAAGCTTCTCCTATTTCATGCAGCTCTTGCATAGAGAAGTAGCAAGTGTTACAACAGGAACTTGGAGGTAATGCAGGTAAAAAAGTATTTAGGAAATGTGGTTTACCTCTATCACCAAATCAACATCTTCAACGCTGTCATAATCAAGAACGCCTTTCAATAGAGTCAAAGCCTTTTCAAGCCCCTGTTGAGTTGTCTTTCCATATTTGAAGTGGGTGTACAAATTATCTGCCACAAAAGAATAGCTTCTAAATATTGAGCTTTTTACGCTTTATAAACAGTGAAACTTCTGATTTTGTTCATATCTTCCAACAGATGCTCCCTGTTCTGCTCTTTCAAGATAACTTGGTAATTCTTAAGAAGAAGTAATGCTACAATCTCCGAGCTCATCAATCCACCACCAATAACAGCAACCTTGTCTATAATTTTTGGCAGCAAATTCATCTCATAAATCTGAAACCAGTAAGCATCAAGTAAGCAGGGAGGCAAGAGGGATGATAGAATTAGAGGGATCCTTAAGCACATTGAaagaaaaacaatgcagagatgGACATTTAATGACTATGATCtgtttattatatagatttttaCCATATTGATAACTAAAAAAGTTCATATCTACCattaacaaaaatattaatatctaCATATTCAAAGTACTCTAGTCCTAACCATCTTGTCGTTCAGGCATCTTACGGGGGGACATAAATTTGACAGACTTCTACTATGAGAGGACCAGATTTCTCAACCAGATAGGTTTTTGTGATGTCATTATACTAGAACTTACTAACACAATTATTTAAATCAACATAGGGGAAACTTCCTGCAGAACCTTTGTGGTTTGGCGCTGAGCAAAGAAAAGTGGACTAGGCTCTTGCATGTACTAGATTGCCGAAGTTCATGGAGAGCTATTGTTTCCTGGAAGTAGAAGTCAAATCATCATAAAATTGCTAGTAAGTAGTGCAAAACAAGCAGAAAAACGTAAGGAGTATATTACCGTCCATAGTGCATCACGGGGATCCGAAACAACGCCCTGTTCGATCAAATCGATGCACACTAACGGGTGCTCTACATTTGGATTTTGTCTATGGACTTCCATCCTGGCAGAGTTAAGAATTGCTCTTGCTTCTTCCAGGGTTCCTAATTTGTCGGTTTTATAAAGACTAATCACCCATGGTTTAGTATGCTCCACTATGTCCAAAGCCCAGCGGCGAGCTACTTCAAGAAGTTTATCGGCTGGAGCAATGGCATCCACAAGGGACAAAATCCGAGCCTCCTTCCCATCTACTCGCTTTGACATCTGATACATACCAAAGAATTTAAACCATTTGCAGAGCACCAACTGAAATTCGGGAGGGGACGAGCACCAActgagaagagaaaaaaaattcataccAACATCATTTCCAAAGCCTTTGGAAGGCCCACAAGCCGTGGAAGCCTTTGTGTTCCTAGTATGAAATCACATTTTCAAAATAACACATTATCATGAACAAAGTGGCATATTCGTGAGAAGAAAAATGGTTCTATCATTCACAATTTATCTCCATGGCATGAATGGTTGAATTCCGTGAGAAATCCTAGTATTTCATAGTTCCAACATGAGAGGAACTTTGTTCCCAAATGAGGCATAGGGCAAGGAATCAAACAAAACATGAACTATTAAAACCTGCAGTACCTCAAGTCCTGGGACGACCCCATACTGAAGTTCAGTAAGGCCTAATATTGCAGAAGAAGTTGATATGCGGGTATGACATGCctgaaaaaagaaaagtactcTTAGCTCCATAATCAACTTTTAAATGGATCACTACATGCATCAATCAATGCTCTTAAATTGGTTCTGAAACTGTTCATCGCATAGCTTTACTGAAAGAAAAGTGGTCCCTTCTACAGAGTTACATACATTTAAACAAAATGCAAATTGCCACCAATTTTGGGAAAAGCCCATCAAAGACTAAACAACTAAGAAAAAACCAAAGAACACTATGTTATCAAAGTGGAGTTAACAACTcctcatatttaaatagaacCATGAAAAAGCTATCAAAGCTTATCATGTTGCTACATACAAGAACGATCTCCATTGCACCGCCAAGAGCAAGGCCATCAATAGCAGCAACGATAGGTTTATTTGCAGCTACAGTGGAAGAAGAATCGGTTAAAAAGAATAGCCAACAGACCTTCCACCCGGTAAAGCAAAATTTGGTAAAAAAGACTACCTTCCAGAGTGTCAGTGATAAAATTGATCGACAGAAATCCAAGCTCCTCTTTTGCTGTTACAGCTTTACATATTAGAAGACATTACAAGAATAACGAAGTTTTAAACAGGAAAAGCACGAACAGAGTCAATCTTACTCTTCTTTTCTTGTTTACCACCAAAAACTGTCACATCAGATCCACCTGAAAACTTTCTGTTTGTGCCTGTTTCAGTTAACTATGGGCTATGGCATtatattaacaaaaaaagaaaagaaaaaccaaTTCTATTTGGACGTAACAAAAATCTGCAATTTTACCAGTAATAACAATGGCTTTGACGTCATCTCTCGACAGAACTCGTTCAATACTCTCTTTGATGCTAACCATCACTGTGAAACAACAAACATGTTATGGAGGTCACGTAGCATAGATATAGAATGAAGACAAAAATAATCACTAGTCATAAACGATCGAATTCATTCTCGAATTAACCGGGAAGCACCGGTTATGAACAGCTCATCTACTTAAGTGTAAATCGCAGTGATAGAATCAATCAATTACTGAACTGCAGAATTCGGAAACAAAGAGTAATAAAAGGTCCAAAAGAGTTAGAGATACCTTCGGCGGATAGCAAATTGAGAGGTGGATTGTTGATCGAGACGACGGCGACGCCGTCGGATCCGACCTCCACCAGCGTTTTAGCCAGCATTGTCGTCGCTCCGGCGATGAGTAGAAAAGTAGTAGAGTAATTGACTTGTGTCGTGAAAAGATTCCGAGTTTGGCGCATCCATCGCCTCCCTATTTATCTACAGACTCTAGAccatacaccaaactcaaactcaaactcaaactcattttttatattttctacaGATTTACACCAATACAGCACCAAATATAGTGCTACGGCAAAAATTTATGAGATACTACAAATCGGtccattattattaattatgtgaattaaaacaagaaaaaaaattacaatgatAAATAAAGATGCTCGATTTCAAAAGTATTTGACTTGATATGAcgcaaaagaaatgaaatgctCCTCTAGACTTGCAATAGTTGATCAATCGTGGGAACAAACTCAAATTTTGAGTCTtgcattttttcaattttatgtcCATATTGTGGtaagttgttttttttaattgtgatatttttaaatatattttgatttatgttttaattttatcatagCACGTGAAGTGTATGTTAATTTTCAAGAtggtgtatttttttaatataaagcATATTTAATACAtaataagaaaatttattttattattatatttaatttaacttttttatataatgttgtgggattaatgtgtaatttaaataagtatGTAGGTGTAATTGAAAAGGTATAAAAAGTAGGTGGATATTGAATAttcttttgaatttaaatttggtGTAAACGATTGGAGTAAAATTACTTTTAGTATTAACATATattaaaaatgagtttgagttttgtCTAAATGGTTGGAAATGGCCTCAACACAACTGCATAGCCTTAGTAGAACCCCACCGTCTTCTTAGTTAAATATTCGTATGCACATTTACATTAGAGATGACGATtcaatcaaaatatataaattactaCTTCCTcgatagtaatagagtcattttgtca is a window of Salvia splendens isolate huo1 chromosome 3, SspV2, whole genome shotgun sequence DNA encoding:
- the LOC121793658 gene encoding uncharacterized protein LOC121793658; this encodes MSTTAARLLLILSLLSAAAADPPSVYDLLQSYGFPAGLLPQGVTSYDLDTATGKFSVFIGGSCSYSVNGYDLNYKSTITGTIAKNKITDLNGIQVKILFFWINIIEVTSNGDELQLSVGIASASFPVDNFFECPQCGCGFDCVNSGRRGAGFGLLSRILPIIQYD